Proteins encoded by one window of Antechinus flavipes isolate AdamAnt ecotype Samford, QLD, Australia chromosome 4, AdamAnt_v2, whole genome shotgun sequence:
- the CHD1L gene encoding chromodomain-helicase-DNA-binding protein 1-like, which produces MSAFLQALQNKPQPKAAAGARVEEEDLRKWGLTGIRLRPYQLAGVNWLIQRFQLQHGCLLGDEMGLGKTCQTIALLIYFTGSLKKKGPFLILCPLSVLSNWKEEMERFAPDLSCKVYIGDKEERARLQQELKKDAFHVLLSTYELCLKDAAFLKTFSWNILVVDEAHRLKNQSSLLYRTLSEISVDFSLLLTGTPIQNNLQELYSLLSFVEPSLFSKNQLGDFIQYYQNIEKEADSATELHQLLQPFLLRRVKAEVAAELPKKTEVVLYHGMTALQKKYYKAILMKDLDAFENEVAKKVKLQNILSQLRKCVGHPYLFEGVEPEPFEIGDHLIEASGKLLLLDKLLSFLYTRDHRVLLFSQMTHMLDILQDYLDYRGYSYERLDGSVRGEERFLAIKNFGQQPIFVFLLSTKAGGMGMNLTAADTVIFVDSDFNPQNDLQAIARAHRIGQKKSVKVIRLIGRDTVEEIIYRKAMSKLRLTNAVIEGGHLTLGVQKSSAASELQLSEILKFGLDKLFSSEGSTLEELDLETILGQSKDGRWIVDAVLPSEEESQEVEGEGHMYFYEGKDYSKEPSKEDRKSFEQLVHLQKNLLDELNQEGRALRNKGSVLIPGLLEGPTKRKRILSQEELEERRKKRQEAAAKRARLMEEKRKKKEEAQDKKKMAWWESNDYQSLCLPSEESETDEVEEGNDESDVEFSYEEQDQISINYVVGDVTHPRAGTEDAIIVHCVDDSGRWGRGGLFTALKVRSSKPRRMYELAGKMKDLHLGGVLLFSIDDKECRKIGQDSLALIVAQQRDLSSGLSGIKMAALEKGLKKIALVARKKKASVHLPRIGHATRGFDWYCTERLIRKHLAAKGISTTIYYFPRSKAFSSYSQPSTSSTGSMVP; this is translated from the exons ACTATTGCTCTTCTCATTTACTTCActggaagtttaaaaaagaaaggaccatttctgattctttgtccCTTGTCTGTTCTGAGCAAttggaaggaagagatggagag GTTTGCTCCTGACCTTTCCTGCAAAGTGTACATAGGCGACAAGGAGGAAAGAGCGCGTCTGCAGCAAGAGCTGAAAAAGGACGCTTTCCATGTGCTCCTGAGCACCTACGAG ctTTGCCTGAAAGATGCAGCATTTCTAAAAAC TTTCTCTTGGAACATTCTGGTTGTGGATGAAGCCCACAGATTGAAAAACCAGAGCTCGCTGCTGTACAGAACCCTTTCAGAG ATTTCCGTGGACTTTAGCCTCCTCTTGACGGGCACCCCCATTCAAAACAACCTTCAGGAGCTCTACTCCCTCCTGAGCTTTGTGGAACCCAGTCTCTTCTCCAAGAATCAGCTCGGAGACTTCATTCAGTACTATcagaatatagagaaagaagcTGATTCGG CCACTGAACTGCATCAGCTCCTGCAGCCCTTTCTGCTGCGGCGAGTCAAGGCTGAAGTAGCTGCGGAGCTCCCCAAGAAAACAGAAGTGGTGCTCTACCATGGCATGACGGCCCTGCAGAAGAAGTACTACAAGGCCATTCTGATGAAGGATCTAG ATGCATTTGAAAATGAAGTGGCCAAGAAAGTGAAGCTTCAGAATATCCTGTCACAGCTCAGAAAGTGTGTGGGCCACCCTTATCTGTTTGAAG GTGTGGAGCCGGAGCCCTTTGAAATTGGAGACCATCTAATTGAGGCCAGTGGGAAGCTCCTTCTGCTGGATAAACTGCTGTCATTCTTGTACACCAG AGATCACCGAGTGCTGCTCTTCTCCCAGATGACCCACATGCTGGATATTCTTCAAGACTACTTGGATTACCGAG GCTACAGTTATGAGCGTTTGGATGGGTCagtgagaggagaagaaagattcCTTGCAATTAAAAACTTTGGACAGCAGcctatatttgtttttctcttgagCACCAAGGCAG GTGGAATGGGCATGAATTTGACTGCTGCGGATACAGTTATTTTTGTTGACAGCGATTTTAATCCCCAAAATGACTTGCAAGCGATTGCCAGGGCTCACCGAATTGGCCAGAAGAA GTCTGTGAAGGTTATTCGGCTTATTGGCCGAGACACTGTGGAAGAAATCATCTACAGGAAAGCGATGTCCAAGCTGCGGCTCACTAATGCCGTCATAGAGGGCGGTCACTTAACTCTGGGAGTACAGAAGTCCTCAGCAGCCTCTGAGCTTCAG TTGAGTGAGATCCTCAAGTTTGGCTTGGACAAGTTGTTCTCCTCGGAGGGAAGCACTCTGGAGGAGCTGGACCTGGAGACCATCCTGGGCCAGAGCAAGGACGGCAGGTGGATCGTCGACGCCGTTCTTCCTTCAGAAGAGGAGAGCCAAGAGGTAGAGGGCGAAG gTCATATGTATTTTTATGAAGGTAAAGATTATTCTAAAGAGCCTAGCAAAGAAGACAGGAAATCATTTGAGCAACTTGTGCATCTTCAGAAAAACCTTTTGGATGAGCTCAATCAAGAGGGAAGGGCCCTCCGAAATAAAGGAAGT GTTCTTATTCCAGGCCTTTTGGAAGGGCCTACCAAAAGGAAGCGCATCCTGAGCCAGGAAGAACTAGAAGAGAGACGGAAGAAAAGACAAGAGGCAGCAGCCAAGAGAGCAAGGTtgatggaagagaaaaggaaaaaaaaggaagaggccCAGGATAAGAAAAA GATGGCATGGTGGGAGTCAAACGATTACCAATCACTCTGCCTGCCCTCTGAGGAAAGTGAAACAGATGAAGTTGAGGAAGGAAATGATGAGAGCGATGTTGAATTCAGTTATGAAGAGCAAGATCAGATTTCGATCAATTATGTTGTTGGGGATGTCACTCACCCCCGGGCAGGAACAGAGGATGCCATCATTGTTCACTGTGTTG ACGATTCTGGACGCTGGGGCAGAGGTGGTTTGTTTACGGCCTTAAAAGTCCGATCATCTAAACCAAGAAGAATGTATGAACTGGCAGGGAAGATGAAGG ATCTGCATCTGGGAGGAGTCCTTTTATTCTCCATCGATGACAAGGAGTGTCGAAAGATAGGACAGGACTCA TTGGCTTTGATTGTGGCTCAGCAGCGGGATCTCTCCAGCGGCTTGTCGGGTATCAAGATGGCGGCCCTAGAGAAGGGTTTGAAAAAGATCGCTTTGGTTGCAAGGAAAAAGAAGG CGAGTGTCCATCTTCCACGCATCGGACATGCTACCAGAGGGTTTGACTGGTACTGTACAGAGCGCCTCATAAGGAAACATTTAGCAGCAAAAGGCATCTCCACTACTAT ATATTATTTTCCTAGGAGTAAAGCCTTTTCTTCTTATTCACAACCATCTACATCATCCACAGGTTCTATGGTACCATGA